In a genomic window of Gadus chalcogrammus isolate NIFS_2021 chromosome 17, NIFS_Gcha_1.0, whole genome shotgun sequence:
- the LOC130369714 gene encoding E3 ubiquitin-protein ligase TRIM21-like, translated as MDTMGDLHGDNPRANESRIPDVSDTVLQDCLRKVGFLQECLMQKGLMQDLHQARQEAWGQMAEGSAGRPREVVCDVCIGPGARRALKSCLVCLVSYCRAHLEGHDSRNRLRGHRMVPPVENLDDRACPVHGRPLELYCRDSGRCICVLCVEEGLEVVSVETEWEEKRSQLNYLEGEFQGRIARRENKLKEIRSSIKVSQDHLRSESTDIDGFLSSLISYVENAKIHALLPMDERSQAVERQAEELTEQLNNEIGELKRNISDLRRISDIEDHIDFLQNFPSTKVLEEENNLTEIALDASTSFGTFRSIIKNLMDEILDKLELLTPIELQRIVKFAVDVKLDPSTAHPRLIISADGKEVQDGGGLQVVPMGAQRFDLYSSVLGRNRLTSSKAYWQVEVGDKLGWDLGVTTSTSQRKGELVFKPDANYWVIAHYDGDGYVAMTAPPKKLALIAKPKTVGVFLDYEEGLVSFYDLTSSSHIFSFTACVFSGELRPYFSPHNELEESRPLVITAASSGMITMVVYTKYPV; from the exons atggACACCATGGGAGATCTTCACGGGGATAACCCAAGGGCGAATGAAAG CCGCATCCCCGATGTCAGCGACACCGTCCTGCAGGATTGCCTCCGGAAGGTGGGATTCCTGCAGGAGTGCCTCATGCAGAAGGGACTCATGCAGGACCTGCACCAGGCCCGGCAGGAGGCCTGGGGCCAAATGGCCGAGGGGTCCGCCGGGAGGCCCCGAGAGGTGGTCTGCGACGTCTGTATTGGGCCCGGGGCCCGCAGGGCCCTGAAGTCGTgcctggtgtgtctggtgtcgTACTGCCGGGCCCACCTCGAGGGCCACGACAGTAGGAACCGCCTGAGGGGCCACAGGATGGTGCCGCCTGTGGAGAACCTGGACGACAGGGCCTGCCCGGTGCACGGGCGGCCCCTGGAGCTCTACTGCCGCGACAGCGGCCGCTGCATCTGCGTGCTCTgtgtggaggaggggctggaggttGTTTCCGTGGAGACGGAGTGGGAGGAGAAAAGG AGCCAGCTGAACTACCTCGAGGGAGAGTTTCAGGGGAGGATTGCGAGACGGGAAAACAAGCTGAAGGAAATCCGTTCCTCGATCAAGGTTTCCCAG GATCACTTACGCAGCGAGAGTACGGATATAGACGGCTTTCTGTCATCTCTAATTTCCTACGTGGAGAACGCCAAAATACATGCTCTCCTGCCCATGGACGAGAGGAGTCAGGCGGTGGAGAGGCAGGCCGAGGAATTGACGGAGCAGCTCAACAACGAGATAGGGGAACTGAAGAGGAACATCTCGGACCTGAGGCGCATTTCTGACATAGAGGATCATATTGACTTCCTACAG AATTTTCCATCCACCAAGGTCCTAGAAGAGGAGAACAACCTAACAGAGATAGCACTCGATGCATCCACCTCCTTCGGCACCTTCCGAAGTATCATAAAAAACCTGATGGATGAAATTCTCGACAAACTGGAGTTATTGACTCCAATCG AACTGCAGAGGATCGTGAAGTTTGCAG TGGACGTGAAGCTAGACCCCAGCACCGCTCACCCACGCTTAATCATATCTGCTGACGGCAAGGAGGTACAAGATGGCGGTGGGCTTCAAGTAGTACCCATGGGTGCTCAAAGGTTCGACTTGTACTCATCCGTCCTCGGCCGGAACCGACTGACATCCAGCAAGGCCTACTGGCAGGTTGAGGTCGGCGACAAGTTGGGTTGGGATCTAGGCGTAACGACGTCGACCTCTCAACGGAAAGGCGAGCTTGTGTTCAAGCCCGACGCCAACTACTGGGTGATAGCGCATTACGATGGTGACGGCTACGTGGCAATGACGGCCCCGCCCAAAAAGCTGGCCCTCATAGCCAAGCCCAAGACGGTAGGCGTCTTCCTGGATTACGAGGAGGGCCTTGTGTCCTTCTACGACCTGACGTCCTCCTCGCACATATTCTCGTTCACGGCGTGCGTATTCAGTGGCGAGCTCCGCCCCTATTTCAGTCCCCATAATGAGTTGGAGGAAAGCCGGCCTCTGGTCATCActgcggccagctctggaatgATTACCATGGTAGTGTATACCAAATATCCTGTGTAA